A genomic region of Eucalyptus grandis isolate ANBG69807.140 chromosome 5, ASM1654582v1, whole genome shotgun sequence contains the following coding sequences:
- the LOC108959530 gene encoding TMV resistance protein N-like, translated as MKRKREGEGTATVAGTGSSRDGGSGRGYEVFLSFRGPDTRLTIADCLYHDLDRAGISVFRDDEELRFGEKIKGLLQKINDSRIYIPIFSKDYASSKWCLRELARMVEQSTANDEKVILPIFYDVDVDDVKLKTKLYRKALRKHKSDYGKDLVKKWKKALRKVARIRGRKPGIICFSIDFIFFVEIFNFSFL; from the coding sequence atgaagagaaagagggagggagaagggACGGCGACGGTAGCTGGGACAGGCAGTAGCCGTGATGGTGGATCGGGGAGGGGTTACGAGGTGTTCCTAAGTTTCAGAGGGCCCGACACTCGCTTAACCATTGCTGATTGTCTCTACCATGACTTGGACCGTGCGGGCATCAGCGTTTTTAGAGACGACGAAGAGCTCCGATTTGGCGAAAAGATCAAAGGCCTCTTGCAAAAGATCAATGACTCCAGAATTTACATCCCGATTTTTTCCAAGGACTATGCTTCAAGTAAGTGGTGCCTCCGTGAACTGGCACGCATGGTGGAGCAATCGACAGCTAACGATGAGAAAGTGATCCTCCCTATATTTTACGACGTGGACGTGGATGATGTCAAGCTTAAGACTAAGTTATATCGGAAAGCCCTTCGGAAGCACAAGAGCGACTACGGGAAGGATTTAGTAAAGAAGTGGAAGAAGGCTTTAAGAAAGGTTGctagaattagaggaaggaagCCGGGTATTATTTGCTTCTCCAttgactttattttctttgttgagATTTTCAATTTCTCGTTCCTTTAA
- the LOC104443066 gene encoding probable prefoldin subunit 3, whose protein sequence is MSKGPIRKQNMVGLLYWALKSKTIKTSKTQNIIIGARLTGIYGSLSWMQAQLADFEVSEGICSRARIEHADSVCLWREQMLCWSIHAKEATTLLQKNLENAKASLEVLVANLQFLLDQVTITQVTMARVDNWDVHQKRIGQAGAPAKYS, encoded by the exons ATGTCTAAAGGTCCTATTAGAAAGCAAAATATGGTGGGATTACTGTATTGGGCTTTAAAATCTAAGACCATCAAAACTTCTAAGacgcaaaatataataattggTGCCAGACTGACTGGTATTTACGGCTCTTTATCGTGGATGCAGGCACAGCTTGCTGATTTTGAAGTCTCTGAAGGCATATGTTCTCGAGCTCGCATTGAACATGCTGATTCAGTATGTTTATGGCGGGAGCAAATGTTATGTTGGAGTATTCATGCGAAAGAG GCCACAACTCTTCTACAAAAGAACCTAGAAAACGCTAAAGCAAGTTTAGAAGTTCTTGTTGCTAATCTACAGTTCTTACTGGACCAAGTAACAATCACGCAG GTTACGATGGCTCGTGTGGATAATTGGGATGTTCACCAAAAGAGAATCGGTCAAGCCGGTGCTCCTGCCAAATACTCTTAA